In Octopus bimaculoides isolate UCB-OBI-ISO-001 chromosome 14, ASM119413v2, whole genome shotgun sequence, the following are encoded in one genomic region:
- the LOC106876398 gene encoding guanosine-3',5'-bis(diphosphate) 3'-pyrophosphohydrolase MESH1, which translates to MEDMLSTVIECANFAAIKHKNQKRKDVEGTPYINHPIGVSYILTNEAGITDPLVIQAALLHDTVEDTDTTLQEIEDHFGKEVAGIVAEVTDDKSLAKAERKKLQIEHAKTSSHRAKLVKLADKLYNLRDLNRSTPVGWTEERVQQYFVWAKKVVRNLAGTNEPMEKALDIIFQERNISELELLN; encoded by the exons atggAAGATATGTTAAGTACAGTGATCGAATGTGCCAACTTCGCGGCTATTAAACACAAAAACCAAAAACGTAAAGACGTGGAAGGAACACCGTACATAAACCATCCAATag GCGTGTCCTACATATTGACCAACGAAGCAGGTATTACTGACCCACTAGTCATCCAG gCAGCACTGCTTCATGACACAGTAGAAGATACAGACACCACTCTGCAAGAAATTGAGGACCATTTTGGTAAAGAAGTGGCAG GAATTGTTGCTGAAGTAACAGATGACAAAAGTCTAGCGAAGGCAGAACGTAAGAAACTGCAAATCGAACATGCAAAGACTAGCAGCCACCGTGCAAAGTTGGTGAAACTGGCAGACAAACTATACAACCTTCGTGATTTGAACCGAAGTACACCAGTTGGCTGGACTGAAGAAAGGGTCCAACAGTATTTTGTGTGGGCAAAGAAAGTTGTCAGAAATCTTGCTGGGACCAATGAACCAATGGAGAAGGCACTTGATATTATTTTccaagaaagaaatatatctgaATTGGAGTTACTGAATTGA